The Nerophis ophidion isolate RoL-2023_Sa linkage group LG21, RoL_Noph_v1.0, whole genome shotgun sequence region aaccacctcatctggctcctctcgatgtggaggagcagcggctttacgttgagttcctcccggatggcaaaacttctcaccctatctctaagggagagccccgccacacggcggaggaaactcatttcggccgcttgtacccgtgatcttatccttttggtcatgacccaaagctcatgaccataggtgaggatgggaatggagaacgaccggtaaattgagagctttgccttccggctcagctccttcttcaccacaacggatcggtacaacgtccgcattactgaagacgccgcaccgatctgcctgtcgatctcacgatccactcttccctcactcgtgaacaagactcctaggtacttgaactccttcacttgggggagggtctccttccaaacctggagatggcattccacccttttccaagcgagaaccatggactcggacttggaggtgctgattctcattccggtcgattcacactcggctgcgaaccgatccagtgagagctgaagatcccggtcagatgaagccatcaggaccacatcatctgcaaaaagcagagatctaatcctgcggtcaccaaaccggaacccctcaacgccttgactgcgcctagaaattctgtccataaaagttatgaacagaatcggtgacaaaggacagccttggcggagtccaactctcactggaaatgtgttcgacttactgccggcaatgcggaccaagctctgacactgatcgtacagggagcggaccgccacaataagacagtccgataccccatactctctgagcactccccacaggacttcccgagggacacggtcgaatgccttctccaagtccacaaagcacatgtagactggttgggcaaactcccatgtaccctcaagaaccctgcccagagtataaagctggcccacagttccacgaccaggacgaaaaccacactgttcctcctgagtccgaggttcgactatccggcgtagcctcctctccagtacacctgaataaaccttaccgggaaggctgaggagtgtgatcccacgatagtttgaacacaccctgcggtcccccttcttaaagagaggaaccaccaccccggtctgccaatccagaggtaccgcccccgggtttcagtaggcctttaatgtaccgcaagatttttttgttaacataaagccaataatgacattttttgtggtcccccttatttagaaaagtacgaaAATATTGgtacccactggcagaaatgtagatcggcgcctatgggTAATACTAACCGTAATTGTTAATTGACTTATCACATTTCGGCCCAGGCCTATTTATACAACAATGATTCTGTTGCTGCCGTACCTTGTTAAAAACTTGTTCCTAACAGGAAACTGACCCCGAGAGGGATGAAGGAGAAGGCGGCGACGTCAACGGCGAGGACAAAGCTGACGTGGACTACACCGACATCAACTTCTCTGCGCTGAGGAGAAACAACACCGGGGAGGCGGCGCCCAAGCACGAGGCTACGGAGTACGCGGAGATCAAGAAAGCCGGCTGCAGAAATGACGGCGAATCCGAGCAGTTGATGGAATGTCAGGGAACGCGGGAGGGCGGACCTCAGTGCTCCGAGCTGAAAGAGGACGAGGAGGTCCTGTATTCAAATGTAGAGGAAACAATGATGTGCAACAACGTCATCGATGGTCATGGAGATAATtgaactcaaactttttttttttccctaagccaggggtgtcaaactcaaatacagagcgggccaaaatttaaaaccgaacaaagccacgggccaaggttgaccaaattaacattttaatagggacccaaacaagttttgcattgaatattaatgagtgtacaaagcaAACGTCCTGacttcaatttggctcagtgtgccaaacactgcattaacaggaaacagatgcttgagcaacaaccaacttaacaggagaccaagggagattcctagacaccagacacatagcaactgacgtcagtcagtagactgaccaatcagataactactggcacagggtatatagatgctgtacaacaaactctcagacagatcgctttgggttttcctggtactactgttcaagtgtactaaACGATCGccgctctctgcagactgcgttaaataaaatacttctacttgactcaactcctgcctcctcgaattgttttcctgctcccggcccgggtgagacggcactaaAAATGCGTCTCAACAATATGTATCTATATTGCTGATTATTGTGGCCAaagagtatgtgctccaatcatccatccatccattttctaccgcttattcccttttgtggtcgcggggggcgctggcacctatctcagctacaatcgggcggaaggcggggtacaccctggacaagtcgccacctcattgcagggccaacacagatagacagacaacattcacactcacattcacacactagggccaatttaatgttgccaatcaacttatccccaggtgcatgtctttggaggtgggaggaagccggagtacacggagggaacccacgcattcacggggagaacatgcaaactccacacagaaagatcccgagcctggatttgaacccaggactgcaggaacttcgtattgtgaggcagacacactaacccctcttccaccgtgaagcccattctccaatcactccatcacaaaaaataagagttgtagaaattattggaaactccagacatgtgtatgtatattgttTTATTGGCCCAGCTCTATTCCGTGCTGCATgaaaatgttaaaggcctactgaaatgagattttcttatttaaacggggatagcaggtccattctatgtgtcatacttgatcatttcacgatattgccatatttttgttgaaaggatttagtagagaacatcgacgataaagttctcaacttttggtgctgataaaaaagcctcgcctttaccggaaatcgcagacgatgatgtcacaagggtgagagctcctcacgtcctcacattgtttataatgggagcctacagcagcaagagctattcgaaccgagaaaacgacactttccccattaatttgagcgaaaatgaaagatttgcggatgatgatattgatagcgaaggactagaaaaaaaaataataatcaaataaaataaaaagtgacggctccgggcggcggcagtgtgagcgtttcagatgtaattagacacatttactaggataattctggaagatccattatctgcttattgttttaatagtgttttagtgagattgttgtcacacctatggatcttattttgtcatgttatgtttttgattttggacaatcagtcacgttttgcacttcctggttttgtttgtttccatgcccaCCTCATTAGTtttatcctagtcacgcccctgccctcagtcctgcacctgttcctaattatcacagccactacttaaatcattttctttctgtccatcagtctgggatttttgcattctgcttcatgccacatttctatcacaaacctccacgccttgccacgctgctaaacatttggaccaagccacgtaagatccatgtattctttcgcctaagtgctttttttttttggtttattgttagcatcttttgttcattaatagatagccatgccattgtgctgtttttgttaatgttttagaatatattattatccgccatcgagcgtgctttttgttttgccttttgtatttaagtaacaaataaaaatgtatttacattcatgcctgattcgtcccacatcatccttgcatcgaggaagcacaaacacccacagctcaagcttgacagaaaaaaagcacttaggcgaaagaatacatggatcttacgtggcgtggtccaaatgtttagcagcgtggcaaggcgtggagctttgtgatagaaatgtggcatgaagcagaatgcaaaaatcccagactgatggacagaaagaaaatgatttaagtagtggctgtgataattaggaacaggtgcgggactgagggcaggggcgtgactaggataaaACTAATGAGGtgggcatggaaacaaacaaaaccaggaagtgcaaaacgtgactgattgtccaaaatcaaaaacataacatgacaaaacaagatccataggtgtgacaattgtaaagacatacctcgaggtcggatggctgcggtgaacacgcagtgtctcagagagaagccgaggagccaagctcacaattGAGCtacttttaaacagctactgcaggaggacggaTATTCCAATGATGGCTcaggtaagatatatatcacaattttcccatccaaaaacatgctggttgacgtggagaaacatgttcgcttgaccgctctgtgttaaaaacaaagaaacaccggctgtgtctcggtggtaaagacagctgcaatacaccacttcccaccaacagcattattgtttatagtctccattattaattgaacaaattgcaaaagattcagcaacacagatgaccaagttactgtggaattatgcgatgaaaagagatgacttttacccgtaactggtgctgagctaatatttcctgacagtccatgacgtcacgcgcacgcgtcatcattccgtggcgtttagtttactaaatttaaaattgcaatttagtaaactaaaaaggccgtattggcatgtgttgcaatgttaatatttcatcatctagtagcgggtttcagtaggtaAAGGAAAACAACAAAGAAAAGAAGAAGCTTCCTCTATTTGAAAGCCGAGGCCAACATCTTCTCTGCATCTGCCGCCATGTCATCGATGGCGCTGTTCAAGGCGTGCAACATGGCGGAAAAGGAACGGCCAGCCGAACGTGCGTGTGTGGGTATAGCCATCTGCATCAATTTGGAAGAGAGCGTGGACGAGTCCCTCTCCGCTGCCGCCAGCCGGCTCTTCACCTCCCCCTTGGTGACCTCCACGGACAACGTGCACGTCCGCAAGGCTTTGAGTGTCGCTGCTTCCGCGCCTCGCTGCCGGGCCAGTCGCTCCACCGATGCGTCGTCCAGACATAAGGATAATTGAGCTTTAGACAGGATTCGTACGGCTACACTCGTGTCCACCATGGAGGCCACGAAGGGAACGGGGATGGCTGACATGCCGCCAGAAAGCGAGGCAGCTGCCCACACCAGCGCTTTGAAAGCCTCCTTTTTTTGGGAGACCAGAGCGGCGGTAGCGTTGGGAGCGCCATCAAAAGAGCGTACGATCTGATTTCAGGAAGGTCTTTGGTCATGTCCTCCAGCAGGGTAGGGAAGTCCAAAGTCTCCAAGGCGGAAGGTCTCACTAGGTAGACTTTAGGCTGGGTCACCCCTTTGGACGCCAGCATCTCCACACTAGCTTTCCTTTTTGCTTCGAGATACCTGTCTTCATCGTTCCCCGAGACCAAAAGGGTCAAGTAGAGCGTTTGTTGCTGCAACGTGCGAGTCCGGAGGAACAGGTCCACAACGCCGGGCGGGGGAGTCGTCTGCGTGAACGCCATGAAGACCGCATTGTAGCGGAGAAACTTGACCCTGTCCATGTAGTTGTCACAGTCGAACGGAGCCGAATCAGGGACGGGAGGGAGGTCCCACAAGCGGTAGTCAGTGTGTTTGGGGTTCACGTAGCACGTCACGTCCTCGCTATCCACCGCTGATGAGGATGGAGCTGCTCCTTCCTCCCCGGGACGCAGGCCGTGCAGGGAGTTTATGAAGGAGGTCTTCTCCTCTCCACGGTCGCCTGCTATAGCCAAGTTGATCCTGCTGATCAGGAGGTCTTCCACTGCTTCTTTGACCTCAGACAACTTATTACTCTCCATGGAGTCTTTGAGACTCTCCAGCAGGTTCAGACCTTTATAGACATCCACCATCTTCGTGGGCAACAACATACTTCAGTTATTTCTGAGACCACATGAGAATCTATTGAAATGTTTGTAAAACTACAAAGATTTTTTTCAGAGAACACTACACAGCCTTTTTCCACCACAGGAACTTTTCCGTTTACCCGGTTAAATAAAGTTCCCTCTGCtattccaccaaaaactacccggATAGATTTACTTCCACTAAAGGCGAGATGGGACTTTTGAAAGGTTCTAGGAATTTTGAAtggctgattggttgaacacagtaAGGACGTTCCTAAAAACGTTTGTTTTCGAACAAAACAATCGCCATTACAGTCTGCGAGACaacttgtttatttcttattttttgcgGATCAACGACGAGCAAGAACAACAAAACTATATTTTGTCTTGCGGGAACTTTTGTTCTTGGAACTAAAGGCttagtctagatcaggggtcaccaacgtggtgatgagtagcccgctggcctgttctaaaaatagctcaaatagcagcacttaccagtgagctgcctctatttttttcattttatttatttactagcaggctggtctcgctttgctcgacatttttaagtcttaagagagacaaaactcaaatcgaatttgaaaatccaagaaaatattttgaagacttggtcttgacttgtttaaataaattcatttatttttttactttgcttcttataactttcagaaagacaattttagagaaaaaatacaaccttgaaaatgattttaggatttttaaacaaatatacctttttaccttttaaattccatcctcttctttcctgacaatttaaatcaatgttcaagtatttttgttttcttttattgtaaagaatgatagatacactttaatttaattcttcatcatagcttctgttttttcgacgaagaatatttgtgaaatatttcttcaaacttattatgattaaaattcctaaaaattattctggcaaatctaaaaaatctgtagaattaaattttaaatcttatttcaaagtcttttgaatttctagaagaaataatgatttgtctttgttatgaatatagcttggtccaatttgttatatattctaacaaagtgcagattggattttaacctatttaaaacatgtcatcaaaatactaaaaattaatcttaatcgggaaaaattgctaatgatgttccatatatttttttttaaatatatttttcaaaaagattcgaattagctagtttttctattcatttttttcggttgaattttgaattttgaagagtcaaaattgaagataaactgtttcaaaatttaactttcatttttttcgtgttttctcctcttttaaaccgttcaattaagtgttttttttcatcatttattctctacaaaaaaccttctgtaaaaggaaaaaaaaatgtacgatggaatgacagacagaaatactatttttttttaatttatagatttatttattaaaggtaaattgagcaaattggctatttctgacaatttatttaagtgtgtatcaaactggtagccctccgcattaatcagtacccaagaagtagctcttggtttcaaaaaggttggtgaccgctgGTCTAGATCTTGGAACAAAAAGATTAGTTCCTGGAACAAAAAGTTGTGTTCTTGGAACTAACGGTTTAGTTTGAAGAACTAAATGTTAAGTTTGAAGAACTAAAGGTTTAGTTCCGTGAACTAAAGATATAGTTCCTGGAATAAGATGTTTAGTTCCAGGAACCAAATGTTTTGATCTTAGAACTAAAGGTTTAACTTTtctgaacttttggtggaaaaaggCCTATTAAGACAAGGTTTTCTCACCGTTAGGTCGCAGCAGTCCAATTCCAAAGGCCGACGCAATGAGCCACAGCTATTTAAAGTTGTTGTCGTGCATGTGGAACGTTCTAATCCAGCAGTCATCCCTAATCTGTTTAAGCACATAATGCAAAGGCAATGTGAAGGTTTGCCACTCTCGCACTAGTCAACACCGTTTAAAGTACTACATGTGCATAAAATCACCAGAAGtcaaataaaattataaaaaaaataataatgaagtatggtttgtgttgtagttgcACTGTACTAGAAAACAATTGTGcatctattttattttaatgatgTATGTTCCATTTAAACCTGAATAATAAACACAATGTCAAATTAATTTTGGACTCAGCCCTCATTCTGGTTGGCGTTGTAAGCCACAATTGGGGTGAAAAAAGTTGTCCAAActacatgtcaggttcaaacactgttgacatctattcaatcaatcaatcaatatttatttatatagccctaaatcacaagtgtctcaaagggctgcacaaaccattacgacatcctcggaagaactaaGCTACAGGTTACtcgccattaaatgtaactaagatagaAGTTACTCTCCATTTAAAGTttctaagctacaagttactttccattaaatgtaactaagatagaAGTTACTCTCCATTCAAAGTttctaagctacaagttactttccattaaatgtaactaagatagaagttactctccatttaaagtatctaagctacaagttactttccattaaatgtaactaagatagaagttactctccatttaaagtatctaagctacaagttactttccattaaatgtaactaagatagaagttactctccatttaaagtatctaagctacaagttactttccattaaatgtaactaagatagaagttactctccatttaaagtatctaagctacaagttactttccattaaatgtaaataagttacaggggaagctatccctGGAGAAGTGTAGCAAGCTACATTACAAGCTGCAGGACAACAGAAGCTAGCTACATGAAAGCTCCATTGAACAACATGTCTATCTATggtccacatgtataatatcaatgttgatGTAAGTATACAAAGATTACTATCAACTATCTGTCATTTGCCTCTAGGGGTCACTCTATGTATTTATtaagtttgccttttctttggcccaccccaaTAATGTTATTCATGTGGTCTACCTCCAgtaaaaaaaagcatatgttgaCAAAGAAAGAAAGGAAGACTTGAGTGTAGTTTGGGAAGAGTTGCAGTAAAACTTTCCACTGAATGTGTGTTCCTACATTTGTGTTCCAcgtcttagatgaagagagcaCTTGTGAGTGTGCTTTACAGAGTCAACAACTAAGGGATTGTTTTCActaaatgtgtgtaaatatggccaaggacacgcaTTATTGTGGCTTTCATCTTCATCACTCAAGGACAAATCTCATTTGTCTCGGacagacaaaaaggcaaagaatcaaacagagacagagttaaatttggactcagatcatgaggagagacatggcctctgtacaccttTGACACCtcctgcaccaagctctgacaaaaaggttttcgtctcctcttttatttaggtattcaatgtttacgcaacaacacatgccaaaacaggaatggggagcatacacacagtcactgttttcggtcacattgaagacaaaagaagacgatgcctcgggcccgggctcgtcctggtctgAGCTACGGCAAAaaaggaatggggagtatataaacagtcattgttttcggtcatatcgaagacaaaagaagacgatgcctcgggcccgggctcgtcctggtctgAGCTATGGCAAAACAGTGTTTTCGGTCACAtcgaagacaaaagaagacgatgcctcgggcccgggctcgtcctggtctgagctacggcaaaacaggaatggggagtatataaacagtcattgttttcggtcacatcgaagacaaaagaagacgatgcctccggcccgggctcgtcctggtctgAGCTACGGcaaaacagtcattgttttcggtcacattgaagacaaaagaagacgatgcctcgggcccgggctcgtcctggtctgagctacggcaaaacaggaatggggagtatataaacagtcattgttttcggtcacatcgaAGACAAAAGAAGAGGATGCCTCGGgcccgggctcgtcctggtctgagctacggcaaaacaggaatggggattttataaacagtcattgttttcggtcacatcaaagacaaaagaagacgatgcctcgggcccgggctcgtcctggtctgagctacggcaaaacaggaatggggagtatataaacagtcattgttttcggtcacatcaaagacaaaagaagacgatgcctcgggcccgggctcgtcctggtctgagctacggcaaaacaggaatggggagtatataaacagtcattgttttcggtcacattgaagacaaaagaagacgatgcctcgggcccgggctcgtcctggtctgAGCTatggcaaaacaggaatggggagtatataaacagtcattgttttcggtcacatcaaagacaaaagaagacgatgcctccGGCCCGGGCTCATCCTGGTCTGAGCtacggcaaaacaggaatggggagtatataaacagtcattgttttcggtcacatcgaAGACAAAAGAAGAGGATGCCTCGGgcccgggctcgtcctggtctgagctacggcaaaacaggaatggggagtatataaacagtcattgttttcggtcacatcaaagacaaaagaagacgatgcctcgggcccgggctcgtcctggtctgagctacggcaaaacaggaatggggagtatataaacagtcattgttttcggtcacatcaaagacaaaagaagacgatgcctcgggcccgggctcgtcctggtctgagctacggcaaaacaggaatggggagtatataaacagtcattgttttcggtcacattgaagacaaaagaagacgatgcctcgggcccgggctcgtcctggtctgagctacggcaaaacaggaatggggagtatataaacagtcattgttttcggtcacattgaagacaaaagaagacgatgcctcgggcccgggctcgtcctggtctgAGCTatggcaaaacaggaatggggagtatataaacagtcattgttttcggtcacattgaagacaaaagaagacgatgcctcgggcccgggctcgtcctggtctgAGCTatggcaaaacaggaatggggagtatataaacagtcattgttttcggtcacatcaaagacaaaagaagacgatgcctccGGCCCGGGCTCATCCTGGTCTGAGCtacggcaaaacaggaatggggagtatataaacagtcattgttttcagtCACAtcgaagacaaaagaagacgatgcctcgggcccgggctcgtcctggtctgagctacggcaaaacaggaatggggagtatataaacagtcattgttttcggtcacatcaaagacaaaagaagacgataCCTCCGGCCCGGGCTCATCCTGGTCTGAGCtacggcaaaacaggaatggggagtatataaacagtcattgttttcagtCACAtcgaagacaaaagaagacgatgcctcgggcccgggctcgtcctggtctgagctacggcaaaacaggaatggggagtatataaacagtcattgtttttggtcacattgaagacaaaagaagacgatgcctcgggcccgggctcgtcctggtctgagctacggcaaaacaggaatggggagtatataaacagtcattgttttcggtcacattgaagacaaaagaagacgatgcctcgggcctgggctcgtcctggtttcagcttcggcaggtctttgaggacaaaagaaaacccctctcgtcgcattccGACGTACACAGCGGAATGTTCCAAGACCTTGCTTGTTCGAAGAAGGACAGCTCTCAACTACTCAATGGAATCAAAGAGagctgaaagttttttgataatttacaaacaatttacacaatttttctaacacaacacttttggggggatttttttctATCATTCACAACCTCTatgtaagaaaagaaccgattacattttttaaatgtatttaaatttgtAATAAATGCAGTCATGGGCTcataaaacatccaaaaactactAACGATACTCTATTTACAGTTTGTGACCTGAAAATTagccaagtattagcgatatcgttattataagcgctgacgccgaggaactacttttagcagaGTGCTAACTATCTTgggctgctatattgacatatcgagccgctgcatcgcctctgagttggtgaaagttaatttgaGATtataatcatgcctctcacctggattgtAGAAGGTTGTGAACATAAACACACAAGTTGGTCaattttgacatccaacttacACCCGGCGATGGCGAGAAGGACACAAAAACAGGCTCGTTTGCGCccaccttttatttttttgttgtattgcaacctttgtgaggattatgataaattattcatacataaacatccaaatgagagcagacattgtagagtaagtgattgttttattatgtcgatagtttgtatatcttgtttagtacttagcaatactgctacatggtTCACTAAAGATGCATTTGGATCTTGGAGATCATCCTCCTTGTATCCAGGGTCAAAAATATAAGTTTCTTTATCATCATTTgccccaaagtagtctttgttgtctctcatgaagtctgctatGATTAgtggtgttgtttttgttgaaggCAAAAGTGAACATTGTGATGCGGATGTACAAATAACATGCTTAAAAGGATCAAAATAAGTACTACATCACATATGTATACTtaaagcatgtatatatatatatatatatatatatatatatatatatatatatatatatatatatatatatatatatatatatgtatacttaaagcatgtatatatatatatatatgtatacttaaagcatgtatatataaaaccttaatgaagGTTTGTAGGCCTTATAGAGCAAAtcttgttagctgacttttgctagagtttatttatgacttagaatgcataaaaaaagaaaaaaatgtgttcttgtcttacttgAGAATTGGGAATGAatgtcaaaataaaaaagtacCGTTTTCCTTTGATGTAATGtacaatttgattaaaaaaaaatctaaacaagTGTCTAACCGGAACTGACATAAGCGATAATAAACACAATAATTCAATAGCTATCGGTGCAAATATGGTGGGTTTTTTTTACTAATTACAAATACATGTTTCTATATTGTTCTTACTACATGGAAGTACAGTTCTTTAATTGGTATTCTGTTCCAAATTGAATCTTACAAGATTCcgcaataaaaaaaagttactgTTTTTGGACCAAATCAGTACCGACTGGACCACTCATTTGGTAGCGGTATGGGATAATATGATACCGGTACAAATTActtgtataattatatatttttttcaaataaaatgtgatttctttttgtaacgattcttaatgggaaaaaaaaaaatatatatatattttttttgtctgtcTGGTCCAGCTGTCAAAAAAATCCTATTTGTTGATggagatgatcatatctgctgtacagatttactttagaaaagacaagtgttggatacttttcttgttgccttatttgtatttgactttattaaatgtttgggttgaATTTTATTAAACGAAAGACGTTTTATTTTATGGAGGATTGTAATTAATCATAGAAcgggcacccaatgttattaaacaaatattgggtaacactttagtatggggaacttaTTCACCATTAATCCGTTGCTTATTAAcacgcaaattagtaacatatttgtCACGCGGTGCGCGGATAGTGATGCGcgttttgtcacccca contains the following coding sequences:
- the LOC133539750 gene encoding LOW QUALITY PROTEIN: interferon-inducible GTPase 5-like (The sequence of the model RefSeq protein was modified relative to this genomic sequence to represent the inferred CDS: inserted 1 base in 1 codon); this translates as MVDVYKGLNLLESLKDSMESNKLSEVKEAVEDLLISRINLAIAGDRGEEKTSFINSLHGLRPGEEGAAPSSSAVDSEDVTCYVNPKHTDYRLWDLPPVPDSAPFDCDNYMDRVKFLRYNAVFMAFTQTTPPPGVVDLFLRTRTLQQQTLYLTLLVSGNDEDRYLEAKRKASVEMLASKGVTQPKVYLVRPSALETLDFPTLLEDMTKDLPEIRSYALLMALPTLPPXLVSQKKEAFKALVWAAASLSGGMSAIPVPFVASMVDTSVAVRILSKAQLSLCLDDASVERLARQRGAEAATLKALRTCTLSVEVTKGEVKSRLAAAERDSSTLSSKLMQMAIPTHARSAGRSFSAMLHALNSAIDDMAADAEKMLASAFK